In a genomic window of Anser cygnoides isolate HZ-2024a breed goose chromosome 28, Taihu_goose_T2T_genome, whole genome shotgun sequence:
- the LOC125181854 gene encoding olfactory receptor 14A16-like, translating to MSNSSSITEFLLLAFTDTRELRLLHFALFLGIYLAALLGNGLILTAVACDHRLHTPMYFFLLNLALLDLGCISTTLPKAMANSLWDTRAISYAGCAAQVFFFFCLFLAEFSVLTIMSYDRYVAICKPLHYGTLLGSRACAQMAAAAWGSGVLYALLHTANSFSLPLCGGNILDQFFCEIPQILKLSCTDSYLKEVWLLLAGFCLAFVCFVFIILSYVQIIRAVLRMQSEQGRHKAFSTCLPHLAVVSLFLSTGFFAYLKPPSISSPSLDLVVAVLYSVMPPIFNPLIYSMRNEELKRAIRKVITWIFLKIDNFFPFLHK from the coding sequence ATGTCCAACAGtagctccatcaccgagtttCTTCTCCTGGCATTcacagacacgcgggagctgcggctcctgcacttcgcgctcttcctgggcatctacctggctgccctcctgggcaacggcctcatcctcaccgccgtagcctgcgaccaccgcctccacacccccatgtacttcttcctcctcaacctcgccctcctcgacctgggctgcatctccaccactctccccaaagccatggccaattccctctgggacaccagggccatttcctatgcaggatgtgctgcacaggtctttttctttttctgtttgtttttagcagAGTTTTctgttctcaccatcatgtcctatgaccgctacgttgccatctgcaagcccctgcactacgggaccctcctgggcagcagagcttgtgcccagatggcagcagctgcctggggcagtggggttctctatgctctgctgcacactgccaattCATTTTCACTGCCACTCTGTGGAGGAAATAtcctggaccagttcttctgtgaaatcccccagatcctcaagctgtCCTGCACAGACTCCTACCTGAAGGAAGTTTGGCTTCTACTGGCTGGTTTCTGTTTagcatttgtctgttttgttttcatcatacTGTCCTATGTTCAGATCatcagggccgtgctgaggatgcaatctgagcagggccggcacaaagccttttccacgtgcctccctcacctggccgtggtctccctgttccTCAGCACTGGCTTTTTCGCCTACCTGAAGcctccctccatctcctccccatccctggatctggtggtggcagttctcTATTCAGTCATGCCCCCAATATTCAATCctctcatctacagcatgagaaacgAGGAGCTCAAGCGTGCTATCAGGAAAGTGATTACATGGATTTTTCTTAAGATTgataattttttcccctttctccacAAATGA
- the LOC136787139 gene encoding olfactory receptor 14C36-like, whose product MPNSSSITEFLLLPFADTRELQLLHFTLFLAIYLAALLGNGLILTAVACDHRLHTPMYFFLLNLTLLDLGCISTTLPKAMANSLWDTRAISYQGCASQVLFFVFFFGSEYSILTIMSYDRYVAICKPLHYGSLLGSRACAQMAAAAWGSGVLYALLHTASTFSLPLCQGNAVDQFFCEIPQILKLSCTDSYLREAGFLMFSAFLGFGCFSFIVVSYVQIFMAVLRMPSEQGRHKAFSTCLPHLAVVSLFVSTDMFAYLKPPSISSPSMDLVVSVLYSVVPPAVNPLIYCMKNQELRDAVRTLLEYTYFQHIRLE is encoded by the coding sequence atgcccaacagcagctccatcaccgagttcctcctcctgccattcgcagacacgcgggagctgcagctcctgcatttcacgctcttcctggccatctacctggctgccctcctgggcaacggcctcatcctcaccgccgtagcctgcgaccaccgcctccacacccccatgtacttcttcctcctcaacctcaccctccttgacctgggctgcatctccaccactctgcccaaagccatggccaattccctctgggacaccagggccatctcctatcaagggtgtgcttcACAAGTCCTGTTTTTCGTCTTCTTCTTTGGTTCAGAGTATTCaattctcaccatcatgtcctatgaccgctacgttgccatctgcaagcccctgcactacgggagcctcctgggcagcagagcttgtgcccagatggcagcagctgcctggggcagtggggttctctatgctctgctgcacacggccagtacattttccctgcccctctgccaaggcaatgctgtggaccagttcttctgtgaaattcctcagatcctcaagctctcctgcactGACTCCTATCTCAGGGAAGCTGGATTTCTCATGTTCAGTGCTTTTTTGGGGtttggatgtttttctttcattgtggtgtcctatgtgcagatcttcatggcagtgctgaggatgccctctgagcagggccggcacaaagccttttccacgtgcctccctcacctggctgtggtctccctgtttgtcagtaCTGacatgtttgcctacctgaagcccccctccatctcttccccgTCCATGGACCTGGTCGTGTCAGTTCTGTATTCAGTAGTGCCTCCGGCTGTGAACCCCCTTATCTACTGCATGAAGAACCAGGAACTAAGGGATGCAGTGAGGACACTGCTTGAATACACATATTTTCAGCATATTCGCCTAGAATAA
- the LOC136787140 gene encoding olfactory receptor 14J1-like, which translates to MSNRSAITEFLLLLAFADTRELQLLHFALFLAIYLAALLGNGLILTAVACNHRLHAPMYFFLLNLALLDLGCISTTLPKAMANSLWDTRAISYAGCAAQVFLFAFLAGTEFSLLTIMAYDRYVAICKPLHYGTLLGSRACAQMAAAAWGSGFLNGVLHTASTFSLPLCQGNAVDQFFCEIPQILKLSCSDAYLREVGALVFTLSLVFLCFVYILVSYVQIFKAVLRMPSEQGRHKAFSTCLPHLAVVSLTVSTGLFAYLKPPSITSQSLDLVVSFLYSVLPPAVNPLIYSMRNQELKYAVRKIFLYRVLHHQ; encoded by the coding sequence ATGTCCAACAGAAGTGCCATCActgagttcctcctcctgctggcattcgcagacacgcgggagctgcagctcctgcacttcgcgctcttcctggccatctacctggctgccctcctgggcaacggcctcatcctcacagccgtAGCCTGCAACCACCGCCTCCACgcccccatgtacttcttcctcctcaacctcgccctcctcgacctgggctgcatctccaccactctccccaaagccatggccaattccctctgggacaccagggccatctcctatgcaggatgtgctgcacaggtctttctctttgccttcttGGCTGGTACAGAGTTttcccttctcaccatcatggcctacgaccgctacgttgccatctgcaagcccctgcactatgggaccctcctgggcagcagagcttgtgcccagatggcagcagctgcctggggcagtggctttctcaatggtgtcctgcacacggccagtacattttccctgcccctctgccaaggcaatgctgtggaccagttcttctgtgaaatcccccagatcctcaagctctcctgctcagatgcctacctcagggaagttggggcacttgtctttactctttctttagtatttctttgctttgtttacaTTTTGGTGTcttatgtgcagatcttcaaggctgtgctgaggatgccctctgagcagggacggcacaaagccttttccacgtgcctccctcaccttgCTGTGGTCTCTCTGACTGTTAGCACTGGcttgtttgcctacctgaagcctccctccatcacctcccagtcactggacctggtggtgtcttttctgtactcagtgttgcctccagcagtgaaccctctcatctacagcatgaggaatcAGGAGCTCAAATATgcagtgaggaaaatatttctatatagAGTTCTTCATCATCAATAA